Proteins found in one Rhizobium sp. BT04 genomic segment:
- a CDS encoding FAD-binding oxidoreductase — MTRHVIKHLPTDTGVSGWEATSERAFPVTALEHDITADWLIIGGGFAGLSAARRLSQSRPQDKIVVLEARELAKGPAGRNSGFMIDVPHNLSSGEYSVADEKATKDEIRQNRLAISFAAGAAAEYGLSKETFDPSGKVNAAASDRGMGLNDNYRKSLEKIGEEHRVLDADQMREMTGSHYYRGGLYTPGAVMIQPADYIRGLARGLSSKAAIHEHSPVLELSREGKAWKAKTGRGSVSAPKVILGVNGHIQSFGHFRGRLMHIFTYASMTSAFSQNEFAGDVTGADRWALLPADPMGATVRKVTTDGRSRIVVRTRFTYDPSLKVSEKRVAGIAAEQRRSFDARFPGLESLPMEYSWAGALCLSRNHVPAFGEVEEGLFSACCENGLGTVKSTLAGMMAADLATGARSAELDRYSNQPGPTRLPPEPIAWLGVNSVIRFQELRAGREG; from the coding sequence ATGACCCGCCATGTGATCAAGCACCTGCCGACTGACACCGGCGTTTCGGGATGGGAGGCGACGAGCGAACGCGCCTTTCCGGTAACGGCGCTTGAACACGACATTACGGCGGACTGGCTGATCATCGGCGGCGGATTTGCCGGCCTGTCGGCGGCGCGCCGCCTCTCGCAGTCGCGGCCCCAGGACAAGATCGTTGTCCTGGAAGCCCGCGAACTCGCCAAGGGTCCGGCCGGAAGGAATTCCGGCTTCATGATCGACGTGCCGCACAATCTGTCCTCGGGCGAGTATTCGGTGGCCGATGAAAAGGCCACCAAGGACGAGATCCGGCAGAACCGTCTGGCGATCTCCTTCGCAGCCGGTGCCGCGGCCGAATACGGCCTGTCCAAGGAAACATTCGATCCCTCCGGCAAGGTGAATGCCGCAGCCTCCGACCGGGGGATGGGACTCAACGACAATTACAGGAAGTCGCTCGAGAAGATCGGCGAGGAGCATCGGGTTCTCGATGCGGACCAGATGCGGGAGATGACCGGCTCGCACTATTATCGCGGCGGCCTCTACACGCCGGGCGCGGTGATGATCCAGCCGGCCGATTATATTCGCGGCCTGGCGCGTGGACTTTCCTCGAAGGCCGCTATCCACGAGCACTCGCCGGTGCTGGAGCTTTCGCGCGAAGGCAAGGCCTGGAAGGCGAAGACCGGCCGCGGCTCCGTTTCGGCACCGAAGGTCATTCTGGGTGTGAACGGTCATATTCAAAGCTTCGGTCATTTCCGCGGACGGCTGATGCACATCTTCACCTACGCGTCGATGACATCGGCCTTTTCCCAGAACGAATTCGCAGGCGACGTGACCGGGGCGGATCGCTGGGCGCTGCTGCCGGCCGACCCGATGGGGGCGACGGTCAGAAAGGTCACGACCGATGGCCGTTCGAGGATCGTCGTCAGGACGAGGTTCACCTACGATCCGAGTCTCAAAGTGTCGGAAAAGCGCGTCGCCGGCATCGCCGCCGAGCAGCGCCGGTCGTTTGACGCCCGTTTCCCCGGGCTGGAAAGCCTGCCGATGGAATATAGCTGGGCGGGCGCGCTCTGCCTCAGCAGAAATCATGTGCCGGCATTCGGCGAGGTCGAGGAGGGGCTTTTCTCGGCCTGCTGCGAGAATGGCCTCGGCACCGTCAAGAGCACGCTTGCAGGGATGATGGCCGCGGATCTCGCGACCGGCGCCCGCAGCGCCGAGCTCGACCGATACAGCAATCAGCCGGGACCGACCAGGTTGCCGCCCGAGCCCATCGCGTGGCTGGGCGTCAATTCGGTCATCCGCTTTCAGGAATTGCGTGCAGGCCGCGAGGGATGA
- a CDS encoding aldehyde dehydrogenase has protein sequence MHEPLTAAEYKAIAADLQFPTNAFIDGAFRPANSGKTFTTTNPATGKVLAVIAACDSSDVDFAVQKAKDAFDDGRWRLRSPGERKEVLLKLAKLMEQNRHELAVLESLDSGKPVRECQTVDVPDTIHTIRWHAELIDKLYDNTNNVGANALAMVVREPIGVVGCVLPWNFPLLMLAWKIGPALAAGCSVIVKPAQETTLTTLRVAELAHEAGIPASVFNVVTGSGREVGEPIGLHMDVDMVAFTGSTPTGRRFLRYAADSNLKKVVLECGGKNPAVVLADAEDLDLVAEQVVNGAFWNMGENCSATSRLIVHASIKDELLQRIGAYMREWKTGDPLNPENRIGALVSKSHFEKVKSFLDDVKTEKLSLAHGGETYEGAFIEPTVVDGVTPKSRLFQEEIFGPILSVTTFENLAEATALANDTNYGLTASIYTGSLRNAIRLSRDIRAGLITVNCFGEGDASTPFGGYKESGFGGRDKSVFAHDNYCELKTIWIDVSERSVDETIR, from the coding sequence ATGCATGAACCCTTGACCGCCGCCGAATATAAGGCGATCGCCGCCGACCTGCAGTTTCCGACGAACGCCTTCATCGACGGCGCATTTCGTCCGGCAAATTCCGGCAAGACTTTCACCACCACGAACCCTGCGACGGGCAAGGTTCTCGCTGTAATCGCGGCCTGCGATTCCAGCGACGTCGACTTCGCCGTGCAGAAGGCGAAGGACGCGTTCGACGATGGACGCTGGCGGCTGCGCTCGCCGGGCGAGCGCAAGGAAGTGCTTCTGAAGCTCGCCAAGCTGATGGAGCAGAACCGGCACGAACTCGCCGTCCTGGAAAGCCTCGACAGCGGCAAGCCGGTGCGCGAATGCCAGACGGTCGACGTTCCCGATACCATTCATACGATCCGCTGGCACGCCGAGCTCATCGACAAGCTCTATGACAACACCAACAATGTCGGCGCCAATGCCTTGGCCATGGTGGTGCGCGAGCCGATCGGCGTGGTCGGCTGTGTTTTGCCGTGGAACTTCCCGCTGCTGATGCTGGCCTGGAAGATCGGCCCGGCGCTTGCGGCCGGCTGCTCGGTCATCGTCAAGCCGGCGCAGGAAACCACGCTCACGACGCTGCGCGTCGCCGAGCTCGCCCATGAGGCAGGCATTCCGGCCAGCGTGTTCAACGTCGTCACCGGCTCCGGCCGGGAGGTCGGCGAACCGATCGGCTTGCACATGGACGTTGATATGGTGGCCTTCACCGGATCGACGCCGACCGGCCGCCGCTTCCTGCGTTACGCCGCGGACTCGAACCTCAAGAAGGTCGTACTCGAATGCGGCGGCAAGAACCCGGCGGTGGTGCTGGCGGATGCCGAAGACCTCGATCTCGTCGCTGAGCAGGTAGTCAACGGCGCCTTCTGGAACATGGGCGAGAACTGCTCGGCCACGTCGCGCCTGATCGTTCATGCCAGCATCAAGGACGAACTGTTGCAGCGCATCGGCGCCTATATGCGCGAATGGAAGACGGGTGATCCGCTGAACCCGGAAAACCGCATCGGTGCACTCGTCAGCAAGAGCCATTTCGAGAAGGTGAAATCCTTCCTCGATGATGTGAAGACCGAAAAACTCTCGCTCGCCCATGGCGGCGAGACTTATGAGGGTGCCTTCATCGAGCCGACGGTGGTCGATGGCGTTACGCCGAAGAGCCGGCTGTTCCAGGAGGAAATTTTTGGCCCCATCCTTTCGGTCACCACCTTCGAAAACCTGGCCGAGGCCACCGCACTTGCCAACGACACCAACTACGGCCTGACCGCGTCGATCTATACCGGCAGTCTGCGCAACGCGATCCGGCTCTCCCGCGACATCCGCGCCGGTCTCATCACCGTCAATTGCTTCGGTGAGGGCGATGCCTCGACCCCCTTCGGCGGCTACAAGGAGTCCGGTTTCGGCGGTCGCGACAAGTCGGTCTTCGCCCACGACAATTACTGCGAGCTCAAGACCATCTGGATCGATGTCTCGGAGCGCTCGGTCGACGAGACGATCCGATGA
- a CDS encoding dihydrodipicolinate synthase family protein produces MKFEGIYTPAVTPLDKNGQIDRAGFAAVLESLIEAGVHGIIVGGSTGEYYAQSSQERYELAAYAKEVIGTRLPLIIGTGATRTEDSVEYAKAAKDIGADAILVSSPPYALPTERENAVHALTVDRAANLPIMLYNYPARMGVVMGEEYFSRVGKSKNVVAIKESSGDMGNLHLLARKFPHIALSCGWDDQALEFFAWGAKSWVCAGSNFLPREHVALYEACVLEKNFDKGRAIMTAMLPLMDFLECGKFVQSIKHGCELIGLNVGSVRAPLRPLNSEEKRTLQTVFATLKRTVAQITSGANHA; encoded by the coding sequence GTGAAATTTGAGGGGATCTACACGCCGGCGGTGACGCCGCTCGATAAGAATGGGCAGATCGACCGGGCCGGATTTGCCGCCGTGCTCGAGTCGCTGATCGAGGCGGGCGTCCACGGCATCATCGTCGGCGGCTCGACGGGCGAATACTACGCCCAGAGCAGTCAGGAACGTTACGAGCTCGCAGCCTATGCCAAGGAAGTCATCGGGACGCGGCTGCCGCTCATTATCGGCACCGGCGCCACGCGGACCGAAGATTCGGTCGAGTACGCCAAGGCGGCGAAGGACATCGGTGCGGATGCGATCCTGGTGTCGTCGCCGCCATATGCATTGCCGACCGAGCGCGAGAACGCGGTCCATGCACTGACGGTCGATCGCGCCGCCAACCTGCCGATCATGCTCTACAACTATCCCGCCCGCATGGGTGTGGTGATGGGCGAGGAATATTTCTCGCGCGTCGGCAAGTCGAAGAACGTCGTCGCCATCAAGGAAAGCTCCGGCGACATGGGCAATCTTCACCTGCTCGCCCGGAAATTTCCGCACATCGCGCTCTCCTGCGGCTGGGATGACCAGGCGCTCGAATTCTTCGCCTGGGGTGCGAAGAGCTGGGTCTGCGCCGGCTCAAACTTCCTGCCGCGCGAGCATGTCGCCCTCTATGAGGCCTGCGTCCTCGAAAAGAACTTCGACAAGGGCCGGGCGATCATGACGGCAATGCTGCCGCTCATGGATTTCCTTGAATGCGGCAAGTTCGTCCAGTCGATCAAGCACGGCTGCGAATTGATCGGGCTGAATGTCGGATCGGTCCGTGCACCGCTGCGCCCGCTCAACTCCGAAGAAAAGCGAACCCTTCAGACCGTCTTCGCCACATTGAAGCGCACGGTCGCTCAGATCACGTCGGGAGCCAACCATGCATGA
- a CDS encoding GntR family transcriptional regulator, with the protein MAKTPKSNLYEDLKRQILTMELDPDADLDEASLSERYGLSRTPVRDIFRRLAGEGYIDIRENRGARVIPMNHSTLRNFFLVAPMIYAAIGRLAVQNFKPAQLSDLKQTQERFRAASQSMDALAMVLENNRFHEIFGEMSGNVYMQPSLGRLLIDHARIGHTFFRPRNEDMRRRLQVAVDHHDGFIVALGAHDEDAVVDLVFEHWELSRENMEMFIAPQGLKADAFVGGPATQLLEKSP; encoded by the coding sequence ATGGCGAAGACACCGAAGAGCAATCTCTACGAAGACCTGAAACGCCAGATTCTGACGATGGAGCTGGACCCGGACGCCGATCTGGACGAGGCCAGTCTGAGCGAAAGATACGGGCTGTCGCGGACCCCGGTGCGGGACATATTCCGCCGCCTTGCCGGCGAGGGTTACATCGACATCCGTGAGAACAGGGGTGCGCGGGTCATCCCGATGAACCACTCCACGCTTCGGAATTTCTTTCTTGTCGCGCCGATGATCTATGCGGCGATCGGCCGCCTCGCGGTGCAGAACTTCAAGCCCGCCCAGCTGTCGGACCTGAAGCAGACCCAGGAGCGGTTCCGCGCCGCCAGCCAGAGCATGGACGCTCTTGCGATGGTTCTCGAGAACAATCGCTTTCACGAAATCTTCGGCGAGATGTCGGGCAATGTCTACATGCAGCCGAGCCTCGGCCGGCTGCTCATCGACCACGCGCGCATCGGTCACACGTTTTTCCGGCCGAGAAACGAAGATATGAGGCGGCGGCTGCAAGTGGCCGTCGACCATCATGATGGCTTCATCGTGGCGCTCGGCGCTCACGACGAGGATGCCGTCGTCGATCTCGTTTTCGAACACTGGGAATTGTCCCGCGAGAACATGGAGATGTTCATCGCTCCGCAAGGCCTCAAGGCTGACGCCTTCGTGGGCGGTCCAGCCACGCAATTATTGGAGAAGTCACCGTGA
- the gfa gene encoding S-(hydroxymethyl)glutathione synthase has product MTSIAIHPAVDSGFKATDAAFAGGTLVCKCTSNPVKVRIKGDIAHNHACGCTKCWKPEGAAFSVVAVAPTESVEVLENGDKLAVVDSAALIQRHACKECGVHMYGPVEREHPFQGLSFVHPERFQESGWAKPTFAAFVSSIIESGFDPAKMDAVRAQLKASGLEPYDCLSPGLMDYIATWTAKKSGVLAA; this is encoded by the coding sequence ATGACCAGCATAGCCATTCATCCGGCAGTGGATTCAGGCTTTAAGGCGACTGACGCTGCTTTCGCAGGCGGGACGCTCGTGTGCAAATGCACGAGCAATCCCGTCAAGGTCAGGATCAAGGGCGATATCGCCCACAATCACGCCTGCGGCTGCACCAAGTGCTGGAAGCCCGAGGGTGCCGCCTTTTCGGTCGTAGCGGTGGCGCCGACCGAGAGCGTCGAAGTCCTCGAAAACGGCGACAAGCTTGCGGTCGTCGATTCCGCGGCCTTGATCCAGCGGCATGCCTGCAAGGAATGCGGCGTGCATATGTACGGCCCCGTCGAGCGCGAACATCCGTTCCAGGGATTGTCCTTCGTCCATCCCGAGCGCTTCCAGGAAAGCGGCTGGGCAAAGCCGACCTTTGCGGCCTTCGTGTCGTCGATCATCGAAAGCGGCTTCGATCCGGCCAAGATGGACGCTGTCAGAGCGCAGCTGAAGGCATCGGGCCTGGAGCCCTATGATTGCCTCTCGCCCGGCCTGATGGACTATATCGCGACCTGGACCGCCAAGAAAAGCGGCGTCCTCGCCGCGTAA
- the fghA gene encoding S-formylglutathione hydrolase, with amino-acid sequence MKTISIDKSHGGTQGVYVSRSEACDCDMTFAVFVPPQAAEGNCPVLWYLSGLTCTHANVMDKGEYRRLAAQLGLIIVCPDTSPRGDHVPDESDNWQFGKGAGFYVDATEPPFSANYRMYSYITDELPRLLAAEFPVDMDRQAIFGHSMGGHGAITIALKNPDRFRSCSAFAPISHPSVSGWSKPAFRKYLGADENTWRAYDACSLIEDGHRLPELLVDQGTADSFLEDGLRPDELRQACEAADINLKLRMQEGYGHSYFFISTFMEDHLRWHAQRLRDRK; translated from the coding sequence ATGAAAACCATATCGATCGACAAGTCTCACGGCGGCACTCAGGGCGTCTACGTCAGTCGCTCCGAGGCATGCGACTGCGACATGACCTTTGCGGTGTTCGTGCCGCCGCAGGCCGCCGAAGGCAATTGCCCGGTTCTGTGGTATCTGTCCGGCCTGACATGCACGCATGCCAATGTCATGGACAAGGGCGAGTATCGGCGGCTTGCCGCCCAGCTCGGACTGATCATCGTCTGCCCGGACACCAGCCCTCGCGGTGACCACGTTCCCGACGAATCCGACAACTGGCAGTTCGGCAAGGGCGCCGGCTTTTATGTCGATGCCACCGAGCCGCCATTTTCGGCCAACTACCGCATGTACAGCTACATCACCGATGAGCTGCCGCGCCTCCTTGCTGCGGAATTTCCCGTCGACATGGACCGCCAAGCAATCTTCGGCCACTCGATGGGCGGACATGGCGCGATCACGATCGCGCTCAAGAATCCGGACCGCTTCCGGAGCTGCTCGGCTTTCGCGCCGATCAGCCATCCCTCGGTCTCCGGCTGGTCGAAACCGGCATTCCGAAAATATCTCGGAGCCGACGAAAACACCTGGCGGGCCTATGACGCCTGCTCGCTGATCGAGGACGGGCATCGCCTGCCCGAACTGCTCGTCGACCAGGGAACGGCGGATAGCTTCCTGGAGGATGGGCTGCGTCCCGATGAACTCAGGCAAGCCTGCGAGGCGGCTGATATCAACCTCAAGCTTCGCATGCAGGAAGGCTACGGCCATTCCTACTTCTTCATTTCGACATTCATGGAAGACCATCTGCGCTGGCATGCGCAGAGGCTCAGAGATCGGAAATAA
- a CDS encoding S-(hydroxymethyl)glutathione dehydrogenase/class III alcohol dehydrogenase produces the protein MDVRAAVAVQAGKPLEVMTVQLEGPKAGEVLVEVKATGICHTDDFTLSGADPEGLFPAILGHEGAGIVVDVGPGVTSVKKGDHVIPLYTPECRECYSCLSRKTNLCTSIRATQGQGLMPDGTSRFSIGKDKIHHYMGCSTFSNFTVLPEIALAKVNPDAPFDKICYIGCGVTTGIGAVINTAKVEIGSTAIVFGLGGIGLNVLQGLKLAGADMIIGVDINNDRKAWGEKFGMTHFVNPKEVGDDIVPYLVNLTKRNGDLIGGADYTFDCTGNTKVMRQALEASHRGWGKSIIIGVAGAGQEISTRPFQLVTGRNWMGTAFGGARGRTDVPKIVDWYMQGKIQIDPMITHTMPLEDINKGFELMHKGKSIRGVVVY, from the coding sequence ATGGACGTTCGCGCCGCCGTTGCCGTTCAGGCAGGCAAACCGCTTGAGGTGATGACCGTACAGCTGGAGGGACCGAAGGCCGGCGAAGTGCTGGTCGAGGTCAAGGCGACGGGCATTTGCCACACCGATGATTTCACCCTGTCGGGCGCCGATCCGGAAGGCCTGTTTCCCGCCATTCTCGGCCATGAGGGCGCCGGCATCGTTGTCGATGTCGGTCCCGGCGTCACCTCGGTCAAGAAGGGCGACCACGTCATTCCGCTCTACACCCCGGAATGCCGCGAATGCTATTCCTGCCTTTCCCGCAAGACCAATCTCTGCACCTCGATCCGCGCGACCCAGGGCCAGGGGCTGATGCCGGATGGTACGAGCCGCTTCTCGATCGGCAAGGATAAGATCCATCACTATATGGGCTGCTCGACCTTTTCGAACTTCACCGTGCTGCCGGAGATCGCCCTTGCCAAGGTCAATCCCGACGCCCCCTTCGACAAGATCTGCTACATCGGCTGCGGCGTCACCACCGGCATCGGCGCCGTCATCAACACCGCCAAGGTGGAGATCGGTTCGACGGCGATCGTCTTCGGTCTCGGCGGCATCGGCCTCAACGTGCTTCAGGGTCTGAAGCTGGCCGGTGCCGACATGATCATCGGCGTCGACATCAACAATGACCGCAAGGCCTGGGGCGAAAAGTTCGGCATGACGCATTTCGTCAATCCGAAGGAGGTCGGCGACGACATCGTGCCCTATCTCGTCAACCTGACCAAGCGCAACGGCGACCTGATCGGCGGCGCCGACTACACCTTCGACTGCACCGGCAACACCAAGGTGATGCGCCAGGCGCTGGAGGCCAGCCATCGCGGCTGGGGCAAATCCATCATCATCGGCGTGGCCGGCGCCGGCCAGGAGATCTCCACCCGCCCGTTCCAGCTGGTCACCGGCCGCAACTGGATGGGCACGGCCTTCGGCGGCGCCCGCGGCCGCACCGACGTCCCGAAGATCGTCGACTGGTACATGCAGGGCAAGATCCAGATCGACCCGATGATCACGCACACCATGCCGCTCGAGGACATCAACAAGGGCTTCGAGCTGATGCACAAGGGCAAGTCCATCCGCGGCGTGGTGGTTTACTGA
- a CDS encoding dimethylsulfonioproprionate lyase family protein yields MARAVGRPIKPGADLLLNDDEKPAYIRLHDIGRERRPRPLQEFLNDVGGLMLSAEAPAVASFVAGKVLQRLLKTGKVRPEGGPLPGAPEGLDDVIGHLAKSGRKYEAIASQFHSLADKLLWRRGRSGPFASLNFGNTHSHAVVVGPGGLEERADLRVGVIYMDRYTRFPDHVQTQPRAFLLFSPAEICLGDSQWFSAATGTVFANDAGQSFAIRCTARPLLAVWCQVERET; encoded by the coding sequence GTGGCTCGCGCGGTGGGACGTCCAATCAAACCTGGTGCCGACCTGCTTCTGAACGATGACGAAAAGCCGGCATATATCAGGCTGCACGACATCGGAAGGGAAAGGCGGCCCCGGCCGCTGCAGGAATTCCTCAATGACGTCGGCGGGCTGATGTTGTCGGCGGAGGCTCCTGCCGTCGCCAGCTTCGTCGCCGGCAAGGTCCTCCAGAGGCTGCTCAAAACAGGCAAGGTGCGGCCGGAGGGCGGGCCTCTTCCCGGCGCGCCGGAAGGGCTTGATGACGTCATTGGCCATCTTGCAAAATCAGGACGGAAATACGAGGCGATCGCCAGCCAATTCCATAGTCTCGCCGATAAGTTGCTCTGGAGACGCGGCCGCTCCGGCCCGTTTGCAAGTTTGAATTTCGGCAATACGCATTCCCATGCGGTCGTGGTCGGCCCTGGAGGCCTGGAGGAGCGCGCCGATCTCAGGGTCGGCGTGATCTATATGGATCGCTACACCCGCTTCCCCGATCATGTTCAGACGCAGCCCCGCGCCTTCCTTCTATTTTCTCCGGCTGAAATCTGCCTTGGCGATTCCCAATGGTTTTCTGCCGCCACCGGCACGGTCTTTGCAAACGATGCCGGCCAATCTTTCGCGATAAGATGCACGGCCCGTCCGCTGCTGGCAGTCTGGTGCCAGGTCGAGCGGGAGACGTGA
- a CDS encoding electron transfer flavoprotein subunit alpha/FixB family protein, whose amino-acid sequence MTILLLADHDNQSLSDQTAKALTAASQIGSDVHILVAGKAAKPAAEQAAKLSGVAKVLLVESDTLANNLAEPLAELIVSLAGSYDTILSAATSVGKNVLPRVAALLDIAQVSEIIEVISSDTFKRPIYAGNAIQTVQASDAKKVITVRTASFASAQTGGSASIEAIAAVSDPGLSTFVKDALSASDRPELTSAKIILSGGRALGSAEKFREVILPLADKLGAAVGASRAAVDAGYAPNDWQVGQTGKVVAPQLYIAAGISGAIQHLAGMKDSKVIVAINKDEEAPIFQVADYGLVADLFEALPELQKAL is encoded by the coding sequence ATGACCATTCTTCTTCTGGCCGATCACGACAATCAAAGCCTTTCCGACCAGACCGCCAAGGCGCTGACGGCGGCTTCCCAGATCGGCTCCGACGTGCACATTCTCGTCGCCGGCAAGGCTGCCAAGCCTGCTGCCGAACAGGCGGCCAAACTTTCGGGCGTCGCCAAGGTGCTGCTGGTCGAAAGCGACACACTCGCCAACAATCTGGCCGAGCCGCTGGCCGAACTGATCGTCTCGCTGGCAGGCAGCTACGACACGATCCTGTCGGCCGCCACCTCGGTCGGCAAGAATGTGCTGCCGCGCGTCGCTGCCCTGCTCGATATCGCCCAGGTCTCGGAGATCATCGAGGTGATCTCATCGGACACCTTCAAGCGGCCGATCTATGCCGGCAATGCCATCCAGACGGTGCAGGCCAGCGATGCCAAGAAGGTGATTACCGTGCGCACCGCCTCCTTCGCATCGGCACAGACAGGTGGCTCAGCCAGCATCGAGGCGATCGCGGCGGTTTCCGATCCGGGACTGTCGACCTTCGTCAAGGATGCCCTGTCGGCCTCCGACCGTCCGGAACTGACGTCTGCGAAGATCATCCTCTCCGGCGGCCGGGCGCTGGGCTCGGCGGAAAAATTCCGGGAAGTGATCCTGCCGCTGGCCGACAAGCTCGGAGCTGCCGTCGGCGCCAGCCGTGCCGCCGTCGATGCCGGTTATGCGCCGAACGACTGGCAGGTCGGCCAGACCGGCAAGGTGGTTGCGCCGCAGCTCTATATCGCCGCCGGCATATCAGGCGCCATCCAGCATCTGGCCGGCATGAAGGATAGTAAGGTGATCGTCGCCATCAACAAGGACGAGGAGGCGCCGATCTTCCAGGTCGCCGACTACGGCCTCGTCGCCGATCTCTTCGAAGCCCTGCCGGAATTGCAAAAGGCGCTCTGA
- a CDS encoding electron transfer flavoprotein subunit beta/FixA family protein, with protein sequence MKILVPVKRVVDYNVKIRVKPDGTGVELANVKMSMNPFDEISVEEALRLKEAGKAEEVVVVSIGPAKAEETLRTALAMGADRAILVETDDAVEPLAVAKILKGVADAEQPGLIIVGKQAIDDDSNQTGQMLAALLGMPQATFASKIEIGDGKAQVTREVDGGLQTIEIKLPAVITSDLRLNEPRYASLPNIMKAKKKPLDKKAPADFGVDTTPRLKVLKTEEPSGRKAGVKVKSVAELVDKLKNEAGVL encoded by the coding sequence ATGAAGATTCTCGTGCCCGTCAAACGGGTTGTCGACTACAACGTGAAGATCCGGGTGAAGCCGGATGGCACGGGTGTCGAGCTTGCCAATGTGAAGATGTCGATGAACCCGTTCGACGAGATCTCGGTGGAAGAGGCGCTGCGGCTGAAGGAAGCCGGCAAGGCCGAGGAAGTGGTGGTGGTGTCGATCGGCCCGGCCAAGGCCGAGGAGACGCTGCGCACCGCCCTTGCCATGGGCGCCGACCGGGCGATCCTGGTCGAGACCGATGATGCGGTCGAGCCGCTCGCCGTCGCCAAGATCCTGAAAGGTGTCGCCGATGCCGAGCAGCCGGGCCTGATCATCGTCGGCAAGCAGGCGATCGACGACGATTCGAACCAGACTGGCCAGATGCTGGCCGCACTTCTCGGCATGCCCCAAGCGACCTTCGCCTCGAAGATCGAGATCGGTGACGGCAAGGCGCAGGTGACCCGCGAGGTCGATGGCGGCCTGCAGACGATCGAGATCAAGCTGCCGGCGGTGATCACCTCCGACCTCAGGCTGAACGAACCGCGTTATGCCTCGCTGCCGAACATCATGAAGGCGAAGAAGAAGCCGCTCGACAAGAAGGCGCCTGCCGATTTCGGCGTCGATACCACACCGCGGCTGAAGGTCTTGAAGACCGAGGAGCCGTCCGGCCGCAAGGCCGGCGTCAAGGTCAAGTCGGTGGCCGAACTGGTCGACAAGCTCAAAAACGAAGCCGGCGTGCTGTAA
- a CDS encoding dimethylsulfoniopropionate lyase, whose product MSLRRESLQLFVDAASLAFDQFAKAPEARRSVRQFFAALERPGAPREGNGSRLPVCDHLDLALAVDTSYAPLTRLIETFKGIEPMLEWRRRTKYDHTATDNFVDGHANAMIIGPGGLEERSDLWFGVTLMAPDVRYPDHDHAPEEVYLVLSKGEFQQGDGVWFSPGVGGSFYNVPGIKHAMRSVDTPLFAFWVLLAEPPH is encoded by the coding sequence ATGAGTTTACGCAGGGAAAGCCTCCAGCTTTTCGTGGATGCGGCGTCTCTGGCTTTCGATCAGTTCGCGAAAGCTCCGGAGGCCCGCCGCTCTGTTCGTCAGTTTTTTGCGGCGCTGGAGCGTCCGGGAGCTCCGCGTGAGGGAAACGGAAGCCGGTTGCCCGTCTGTGATCACCTCGATCTGGCGCTGGCGGTGGATACCTCCTATGCTCCGCTGACGCGATTGATCGAGACGTTCAAAGGCATCGAACCAATGCTTGAATGGCGTCGGCGCACCAAGTATGACCACACGGCCACCGACAACTTCGTCGATGGGCATGCCAATGCGATGATCATCGGCCCGGGTGGATTGGAGGAGCGGAGCGATCTGTGGTTCGGGGTGACGTTGATGGCGCCTGATGTGCGCTATCCGGATCATGACCATGCGCCGGAGGAGGTCTATCTCGTGTTGTCCAAGGGAGAGTTCCAGCAAGGCGACGGGGTGTGGTTTTCGCCCGGCGTCGGCGGGTCGTTCTACAATGTCCCCGGCATCAAACATGCCATGAGGTCGGTCGACACGCCGCTCTTCGCTTTCTGGGTGTTGCTTGCCGAACCGCCGCACTGA